In Candidatus Kerfeldbacteria bacterium, a single genomic region encodes these proteins:
- a CDS encoding glycosyltransferase family 39 protein — protein MINRQLQIRDYFFLGGISIFNYVMYSIHLGRYHWFRYDEVAYVSAARGFFDGVLINSEHPPVGKYIIALGIRLFGDNPDGWRIFSVVAGVTGVIFVYLLAKRMFGGYIVPVLAATFLSLETYWFASGRLAMLDTFLATAILVSLYCIWRYIEAGRAAWAVGAAAMIGCTAAIKWTGGGLLVLLWGAALIKRNHWVRMMGFSTVVAVACYCLLFMPLYLLIPGLPNLLTLHRDMAEFHSAFRSGADWFNGGIIQWFQSFPIQSGAAYDNPVTWQRVYQVVYSGNIIILWAGLGVLIASAVRLIRKREAGLVFIVSSLFVVAVPWIIIPGTWNVFLPLVPLIALALAYWCWHLWSEHGMTGKLSVGLFVVLSLGWYLALLPRLWPLLYQHSFIDTLII, from the coding sequence ATGATTAATCGGCAGCTACAAATTCGGGATTATTTTTTTCTCGGCGGAATAAGTATTTTTAATTATGTCATGTATTCGATACATCTCGGAAGATACCACTGGTTTCGCTATGATGAGGTCGCCTATGTATCTGCAGCACGTGGGTTTTTTGATGGGGTACTGATTAATAGTGAACACCCGCCGGTTGGTAAATATATTATCGCTCTGGGCATACGACTATTTGGCGATAATCCTGACGGCTGGAGAATCTTTTCTGTTGTGGCTGGTGTCACAGGTGTTATTTTTGTGTATCTCTTAGCCAAGCGCATGTTTGGCGGGTACATCGTGCCGGTACTTGCTGCAACTTTTCTCTCATTAGAAACATATTGGTTTGCCAGCGGTCGGCTGGCGATGCTTGATACTTTTTTAGCTACGGCTATATTGGTGAGTCTGTATTGCATCTGGCGGTATATTGAGGCGGGGCGGGCTGCCTGGGCAGTTGGCGCAGCCGCTATGATTGGTTGCACGGCAGCTATTAAGTGGACTGGTGGAGGTTTGCTGGTGCTGCTCTGGGGAGCAGCTCTCATCAAACGGAATCATTGGGTACGAATGATGGGTTTCTCGACGGTGGTGGCGGTTGCCTGCTATTGCCTACTCTTCATGCCGCTGTATCTGCTTATTCCTGGTTTGCCAAATTTATTGACACTGCATCGTGACATGGCTGAATTTCATAGTGCATTTCGGTCCGGTGCGGATTGGTTTAATGGGGGGATTATTCAATGGTTTCAATCATTCCCCATCCAGAGTGGCGCTGCCTATGATAATCCCGTGACCTGGCAGAGAGTATATCAGGTAGTGTACTCGGGCAATATTATTATCTTGTGGGCAGGCCTGGGCGTTTTGATAGCTTCTGCTGTGCGTTTGATACGGAAGCGGGAGGCCGGGCTGGTGTTTATAGTTAGCAGCCTGTTTGTTGTGGCAGTGCCATGGATTATTATCCCTGGCACGTGGAATGTTTTTTTGCCCCTAGTGCCACTAATTGCCCTTGCCCTTGCCTACTGGTGCTGGCACCTGTGGTCGGAGCATGGGATGACGGGGAAGCTGAGCGTGGGGCTATTTG
- a CDS encoding type II secretion system protein → MKRKGFTLIELLVVIAIIGILATIGLVALNGAREKARDATRKSDLGQIRTGLVLYSDDYGSTYPATSGIANVALSALAPTYITRVPDDPQDTTRHYRYQACNGGLTAPFYILYAQLESPAATGHYYWLKGDGTNDDDYTTGAIGCGITAD, encoded by the coding sequence ATGAAACGAAAAGGTTTTACCCTTATTGAGTTATTGGTCGTTATTGCCATCATCGGTATTTTGGCAACGATCGGTTTGGTAGCCTTAAATGGCGCCCGGGAAAAAGCCCGTGACGCCACACGTAAATCTGACCTTGGTCAGATTCGTACTGGTTTAGTACTGTACTCAGACGATTACGGCAGCACCTACCCGGCAACGAGTGGTATTGCTAACGTAGCTTTGAGCGCATTAGCGCCGACCTACATTACTCGAGTTCCGGATGATCCTCAGGATACGACTCGGCACTACCGCTACCAAGCATGTAACGGTGGTCTCACCGCGCCGTTCTATATCCTGTATGCACAGTTGGAGTCTCCAGCTGCCACAGGACATTATTACTGGTTGAAAGGTGATGGTACGAATGATGATGATTACACGACTGGTGCTATTGGCTGTGGTATCACTGCTGACTAG